One genomic window of Salvelinus alpinus chromosome 9, SLU_Salpinus.1, whole genome shotgun sequence includes the following:
- the LOC139584665 gene encoding FERM domain-containing protein 4A-like isoform X4: protein MSIVESLPTYGVHYYTVKDKQGIPWWLGLSYKGIFQYDYQDKVKPRKVFQWRQLENLYFREKKFSVEVHDPRSRASVTRRTFGHSGIAVHTWYACPALIKSIWAMAISQHQFYLDRKQSKSKIHAARSLSEIAIDLTETGTLKTSKLANMGSKGKIISGSSGSLLSSGSQESDSSQTAKKDMLAALRARQEALEETLKQRLEDLKNICIREAELTGKLPKEYPLDPGEEPPTVRRKIGPAFKLDEHKIKPKREEEELERLEREFAIQSQITEAARRLAGDPHVSSKKLRKQRKTSYLNALRKLQEIENAINEHRVRSGKKPTQRASLIIEGETTHMLRESLIRTTARNKQEANIGSEDSSLSDALVLDDDDPQVTGTPTFSPAASPQKGLPPRPPSHSRPPPPQSLEGLRHLHYSRSEYDKSPIKPKMWSESSLDEPYERVKKRSSHSSHRRFPSSGTCGEAGGSNSLQSSPIRSLPHWSAQSSMPSTPDLRTRTPQYVHSTRSVDISPTRLHSLVQHFRNRSSSLESQGKLLASDPDTHTHTDTLGALGSPDFFLAPGTRSSNGSDPLDDCSSCTSQSSSEHYYPGVAPGSNPNYSTLGEDSPSKARQRQRQRHRSAGHLGSSNSGSMPNLAAKNGSGGGGTGGAGTGSGQHGVYLHSQSQPSSQYRIKEYPLYVEGSPNPVVVRSLESDQEGHYSVKAQFKTSSSYTAGGLYKETWGGEEGGEGSGRLTPSRSQIVRTPSLGREGGGGGRAVVSDELRCWYQRSSGSLKERSHCGSNASDSGSLQGTLGHGRGNRVGTLAKGSPASPHSQRSVTPSSEQAATPIPPCSPQHILNWQSGGTADSSPTEDVCQSPPQPSSEA, encoded by the exons ATGAGCATCGTTGAGTCTCTGCCTACATATGGAGTACATTACTACACTGTTAAG GATAAACAGGGCATCCCGTGGTGGCTGGGCCTGAGTTATAAAGGAATCTTCCAGTATGACTACCAGGACAAGGTCAAGCCCAGGAAG GTGTTCCAATGGCGTCAGCTGGAGAACCTCTACTTCAGAGAGAAGAAGTTCTCAGTGGAAGTTCATGACCCCAGGA GTAGGGCGTCGGTGACCAGAAGGACGTTTGGCCACAGTGGTATAGCTGTCCACACCTGGTACGCCTGCCCTGCTCTCATTAAGTCTATCTGGGCCATGGCCATCAGCCAACACCAGTTCTACCTGGACCGCAAGCAGAGCAAG TCTAAGATCCATGCGGCTCGTAGCCTCAGTGAGATAGCCATCGACCTGACAGAGACTGGCACTCTGAAGACATCTAAACTGGCCAACATGGGCAGCAAGGGCAAGATCATCAGTGGCAGCTCTGGCAGTCTGCTCTCCTCAG GTTCCCAGGAGTCGGACAGTTCTCAGACAGCTAAGAAAGACATGCTGGCAGCACTGAGGGCCAGGCAGGAGGCTCTGGAAGAGACACTCAAACAGAGACTAGAGGACCTCAAGAACATCTGTATCAGAGAGGCg GAGTTGACAGGGAAGCTTCCTAAGGAGTATCCATTAGATCCAGGGGAGGAGCCTCCGACAGTCAGGAGGAAGATTGGCCCTGCCTTCAAACTGGACGAACACAAGATCAAGCCGAAAAGAGAG gaggaagagctagagcgTCTAGAGAGGGAGTTTGCCATCCAATCACAGATCACGGAGGCTGCGAGGCGGTTGGCCGGCGATCCGCACGTGAGCAGTAAGAAGCTGAGGAAACAGAGGAAGACGTCGTACCTGAACGCACTGAGGAAACTCCAGGAGATAGAGAACGCCATCAACGAACACCGTGTCCGCTCTGGGAAGAAACCCACGCAACGCGCTTCGCTTATCATAGAGGGTGAGACTACACACATGCTGAGAGAATCGCTTATACGAACCACAGCGCGTAACAAACAGG AGGCCAACATCGGCTCAGAGGACAGCTCTCTGTCGGACGCTCTGGTCCTTGATGACG acgaCCCCCAGGTGACAGGGACCCCGACCTTCTCTCCGGCAGCATCTCCACAAAAGGGCCTCCCTCCCCGGCCTCCCTCCCACAGCCGGCCCCCTCCTCCCCAGTCCCTAGAAGGCCTTAGGCACCTGCACTACTCTCGCTCCGAATACGACAAGTCCCCCATCAAACCCAAGATGTGGAGCGAGTCCTCGCTGGACGAACCCTACGAGAGGGTAAAAAAACGCTCCTCACACTCCAG tCACAGGCGGTTCCCCAGCTCTGGTACTTGTGGGGAGGCAGGAGGCAGTAACTCTCTGCAGAGTAGCCCCATCAGGAGCCTTCCTCACTGGAGCGCCCAGTCCAGCATGCCCTCTACCCCTGACCTGAGGACCAGGACCCCTCAATATGTACACTCCACCAG GTCTGTGGACATCAGTCCCACCCGTCTGCACAGTCTGGTTCAGCACTTTAGGAACCGCAGCTCCAGCCTGGAATCTCAGGGCAAGCTTCTGGCCTctgaccctgacacacacactcacaccgacACCCTGGGAGCCCTGGGCAGCCCTGACTTCTTCCTGGCCCCAGGGACACGCAGCTCCAACGGCTCGGACCCGCTGGATGACTGTTCGTCCTGTACTTCCCAGAGCAGCTCAGAACACTACTACCCTGGGGTAGCTCCGGGCTCCAACCCTAACTACTCCACCCTGGGAGAGGACTCCCCCTCCaaagccaggcagagacagaggcagaggcacAG gtctgcAGGTCACCTTGGTTCCTCTAACTCTGGCTCCATGCCCAACCTTGCAGCCAAGAACGGATCAGGGGGCGGTGGTACGGGGGGAGCAGGGACTGGGTCAGGGCAGCACGGGGTGTACCTCCACAGCCAGAGCCAGCCCTCGTCCCAGTACCGGATTAAAGAGTACCCCCTGTACGTAGAGGGAAGCCCCAACCCGGTGGTGGTGCGCAGCCTGGAGAGTGACCAGGAGGGCCACTACAGCGTCAAGGCCCAGTTCAAAACCTCCAGCTCCTACACAGCCGGGGGCCTCTACAAGGAGACCtgggggggtgaggaggggggagaggggagtggCAGACTCACCCCGTCCCGCTCCCAGATTGTACGGACTCCCTCACTGGggcgagaggggggagggggggggagggcgGTGGTGTCGGACGAGCTGAGGTGTTGGTACCAGCGCTCATCGGGCAGTCTAAAGGAGAGGAGTCACTGTGGCTCCAATGCGTCAGACAGCGGCTCGTTGCAAGGCACTCTGGGACACGGACGAGGCAACAGGGTGGGGACGCTCGCCAAGGGATCGCCAG CTTCCCCTCACAGCCAGAGGAGTGTGACTCCCTCCAGTGAACAGGCTGCCACCCCCATACCCCCCTGCAGCCCACAACACATCCTCAACTGGCAGAGCGG CGGTACAGCAGACAGCTCTCCTACTGAAGACGTGTGTCAGTCTCCCCCTCAGCCCAGCTCTGAAGCATAG
- the LOC139584665 gene encoding FERM domain-containing protein 4A-like isoform X2: MSIVESLPTYGVHYYTVKDKQGIPWWLGLSYKGIFQYDYQDKVKPRKVFQWRQLENLYFREKKFSVEVHDPRSRASVTRRTFGHSGIAVHTWYACPALIKSIWAMAISQHQFYLDRKQSKSKIHAARSLSEIAIDLTETGTLKTSKLANMGSKGKIISGSSGSLLSSGSQESDSSQTAKKDMLAALRARQEALEETLKQRLEDLKNICIREAELTGKLPKEYPLDPGEEPPTVRRKIGPAFKLDEHKIKPKREEEELERLEREFAIQSQITEAARRLAGDPHVSSKKLRKQRKTSYLNALRKLQEIENAINEHRVRSGKKPTQRASLIIEGETTHMLRESLIRTTARNKQEANIGSEDSSLSDALVLDDDDPQVTGTPTFSPAASPQKGLPPRPPSHSRPPPPQSLEGLRHLHYSRSEYDKSPIKPKMWSESSLDEPYERVKKRSSHSRRFPSSGTCGEAGGSNSLQSSPIRSLPHWSAQSSMPSTPDLRTRTPQYVHSTRSVDISPTRLHSLVQHFRNRSSSLESQGKLLASDPDTHTHTDTLGALGSPDFFLAPGTRSSNGSDPLDDCSSCTSQSSSEHYYPGVAPGSNPNYSTLGEDSPSKARQRQRQRHRSAGHLGSSNSGSMPNLAAKNGSGGGGTGGAGTGSGQHGVYLHSQSQPSSQYRIKEYPLYVEGSPNPVVVRSLESDQEGHYSVKAQFKTSSSYTAGGLYKETWGGEEGGEGSGRLTPSRSQIVRTPSLGREGGGGGRAVVSDELRCWYQRSSGSLKERSHCGSNASDSGSLQGTLGHGRGNRVGTLAKGSPAASPHSQRSVTPSSEQAATPIPPCSPQHILNWQSGSFNDSCFLSSPLCSELADVQWYGHDKAKPGTLV, encoded by the exons ATGAGCATCGTTGAGTCTCTGCCTACATATGGAGTACATTACTACACTGTTAAG GATAAACAGGGCATCCCGTGGTGGCTGGGCCTGAGTTATAAAGGAATCTTCCAGTATGACTACCAGGACAAGGTCAAGCCCAGGAAG GTGTTCCAATGGCGTCAGCTGGAGAACCTCTACTTCAGAGAGAAGAAGTTCTCAGTGGAAGTTCATGACCCCAGGA GTAGGGCGTCGGTGACCAGAAGGACGTTTGGCCACAGTGGTATAGCTGTCCACACCTGGTACGCCTGCCCTGCTCTCATTAAGTCTATCTGGGCCATGGCCATCAGCCAACACCAGTTCTACCTGGACCGCAAGCAGAGCAAG TCTAAGATCCATGCGGCTCGTAGCCTCAGTGAGATAGCCATCGACCTGACAGAGACTGGCACTCTGAAGACATCTAAACTGGCCAACATGGGCAGCAAGGGCAAGATCATCAGTGGCAGCTCTGGCAGTCTGCTCTCCTCAG GTTCCCAGGAGTCGGACAGTTCTCAGACAGCTAAGAAAGACATGCTGGCAGCACTGAGGGCCAGGCAGGAGGCTCTGGAAGAGACACTCAAACAGAGACTAGAGGACCTCAAGAACATCTGTATCAGAGAGGCg GAGTTGACAGGGAAGCTTCCTAAGGAGTATCCATTAGATCCAGGGGAGGAGCCTCCGACAGTCAGGAGGAAGATTGGCCCTGCCTTCAAACTGGACGAACACAAGATCAAGCCGAAAAGAGAG gaggaagagctagagcgTCTAGAGAGGGAGTTTGCCATCCAATCACAGATCACGGAGGCTGCGAGGCGGTTGGCCGGCGATCCGCACGTGAGCAGTAAGAAGCTGAGGAAACAGAGGAAGACGTCGTACCTGAACGCACTGAGGAAACTCCAGGAGATAGAGAACGCCATCAACGAACACCGTGTCCGCTCTGGGAAGAAACCCACGCAACGCGCTTCGCTTATCATAGAGGGTGAGACTACACACATGCTGAGAGAATCGCTTATACGAACCACAGCGCGTAACAAACAGG AGGCCAACATCGGCTCAGAGGACAGCTCTCTGTCGGACGCTCTGGTCCTTGATGACG acgaCCCCCAGGTGACAGGGACCCCGACCTTCTCTCCGGCAGCATCTCCACAAAAGGGCCTCCCTCCCCGGCCTCCCTCCCACAGCCGGCCCCCTCCTCCCCAGTCCCTAGAAGGCCTTAGGCACCTGCACTACTCTCGCTCCGAATACGACAAGTCCCCCATCAAACCCAAGATGTGGAGCGAGTCCTCGCTGGACGAACCCTACGAGAGGGTAAAAAAACGCTCCTCACACTCCAG GCGGTTCCCCAGCTCTGGTACTTGTGGGGAGGCAGGAGGCAGTAACTCTCTGCAGAGTAGCCCCATCAGGAGCCTTCCTCACTGGAGCGCCCAGTCCAGCATGCCCTCTACCCCTGACCTGAGGACCAGGACCCCTCAATATGTACACTCCACCAG GTCTGTGGACATCAGTCCCACCCGTCTGCACAGTCTGGTTCAGCACTTTAGGAACCGCAGCTCCAGCCTGGAATCTCAGGGCAAGCTTCTGGCCTctgaccctgacacacacactcacaccgacACCCTGGGAGCCCTGGGCAGCCCTGACTTCTTCCTGGCCCCAGGGACACGCAGCTCCAACGGCTCGGACCCGCTGGATGACTGTTCGTCCTGTACTTCCCAGAGCAGCTCAGAACACTACTACCCTGGGGTAGCTCCGGGCTCCAACCCTAACTACTCCACCCTGGGAGAGGACTCCCCCTCCaaagccaggcagagacagaggcagaggcacAG gtctgcAGGTCACCTTGGTTCCTCTAACTCTGGCTCCATGCCCAACCTTGCAGCCAAGAACGGATCAGGGGGCGGTGGTACGGGGGGAGCAGGGACTGGGTCAGGGCAGCACGGGGTGTACCTCCACAGCCAGAGCCAGCCCTCGTCCCAGTACCGGATTAAAGAGTACCCCCTGTACGTAGAGGGAAGCCCCAACCCGGTGGTGGTGCGCAGCCTGGAGAGTGACCAGGAGGGCCACTACAGCGTCAAGGCCCAGTTCAAAACCTCCAGCTCCTACACAGCCGGGGGCCTCTACAAGGAGACCtgggggggtgaggaggggggagaggggagtggCAGACTCACCCCGTCCCGCTCCCAGATTGTACGGACTCCCTCACTGGggcgagaggggggagggggggggagggcgGTGGTGTCGGACGAGCTGAGGTGTTGGTACCAGCGCTCATCGGGCAGTCTAAAGGAGAGGAGTCACTGTGGCTCCAATGCGTCAGACAGCGGCTCGTTGCAAGGCACTCTGGGACACGGACGAGGCAACAGGGTGGGGACGCTCGCCAAGGGATCGCCAG CAGCTTCCCCTCACAGCCAGAGGAGTGTGACTCCCTCCAGTGAACAGGCTGCCACCCCCATACCCCCCTGCAGCCCACAACACATCCTCAACTGGCAGAGCGG gtcattcaatGATAGCTGTTTCCTCAGCAGTCCTCTGTGTTCAGAGCTGGCAGATGTCCAGTGGTACGGACACGACAAGGCCAAACCTGGAACCCTGGTCTGA
- the LOC139584665 gene encoding FERM domain-containing protein 4A-like isoform X1, giving the protein MSIVESLPTYGVHYYTVKDKQGIPWWLGLSYKGIFQYDYQDKVKPRKVFQWRQLENLYFREKKFSVEVHDPRSRASVTRRTFGHSGIAVHTWYACPALIKSIWAMAISQHQFYLDRKQSKSKIHAARSLSEIAIDLTETGTLKTSKLANMGSKGKIISGSSGSLLSSGSQESDSSQTAKKDMLAALRARQEALEETLKQRLEDLKNICIREAELTGKLPKEYPLDPGEEPPTVRRKIGPAFKLDEHKIKPKREEEELERLEREFAIQSQITEAARRLAGDPHVSSKKLRKQRKTSYLNALRKLQEIENAINEHRVRSGKKPTQRASLIIEGETTHMLRESLIRTTARNKQEANIGSEDSSLSDALVLDDDDPQVTGTPTFSPAASPQKGLPPRPPSHSRPPPPQSLEGLRHLHYSRSEYDKSPIKPKMWSESSLDEPYERVKKRSSHSSHRRFPSSGTCGEAGGSNSLQSSPIRSLPHWSAQSSMPSTPDLRTRTPQYVHSTRSVDISPTRLHSLVQHFRNRSSSLESQGKLLASDPDTHTHTDTLGALGSPDFFLAPGTRSSNGSDPLDDCSSCTSQSSSEHYYPGVAPGSNPNYSTLGEDSPSKARQRQRQRHRSAGHLGSSNSGSMPNLAAKNGSGGGGTGGAGTGSGQHGVYLHSQSQPSSQYRIKEYPLYVEGSPNPVVVRSLESDQEGHYSVKAQFKTSSSYTAGGLYKETWGGEEGGEGSGRLTPSRSQIVRTPSLGREGGGGGRAVVSDELRCWYQRSSGSLKERSHCGSNASDSGSLQGTLGHGRGNRVGTLAKGSPASPHSQRSVTPSSEQAATPIPPCSPQHILNWQSGSFNDSCFLSSPLCSELADVQWYGHDKAKPGTLV; this is encoded by the exons ATGAGCATCGTTGAGTCTCTGCCTACATATGGAGTACATTACTACACTGTTAAG GATAAACAGGGCATCCCGTGGTGGCTGGGCCTGAGTTATAAAGGAATCTTCCAGTATGACTACCAGGACAAGGTCAAGCCCAGGAAG GTGTTCCAATGGCGTCAGCTGGAGAACCTCTACTTCAGAGAGAAGAAGTTCTCAGTGGAAGTTCATGACCCCAGGA GTAGGGCGTCGGTGACCAGAAGGACGTTTGGCCACAGTGGTATAGCTGTCCACACCTGGTACGCCTGCCCTGCTCTCATTAAGTCTATCTGGGCCATGGCCATCAGCCAACACCAGTTCTACCTGGACCGCAAGCAGAGCAAG TCTAAGATCCATGCGGCTCGTAGCCTCAGTGAGATAGCCATCGACCTGACAGAGACTGGCACTCTGAAGACATCTAAACTGGCCAACATGGGCAGCAAGGGCAAGATCATCAGTGGCAGCTCTGGCAGTCTGCTCTCCTCAG GTTCCCAGGAGTCGGACAGTTCTCAGACAGCTAAGAAAGACATGCTGGCAGCACTGAGGGCCAGGCAGGAGGCTCTGGAAGAGACACTCAAACAGAGACTAGAGGACCTCAAGAACATCTGTATCAGAGAGGCg GAGTTGACAGGGAAGCTTCCTAAGGAGTATCCATTAGATCCAGGGGAGGAGCCTCCGACAGTCAGGAGGAAGATTGGCCCTGCCTTCAAACTGGACGAACACAAGATCAAGCCGAAAAGAGAG gaggaagagctagagcgTCTAGAGAGGGAGTTTGCCATCCAATCACAGATCACGGAGGCTGCGAGGCGGTTGGCCGGCGATCCGCACGTGAGCAGTAAGAAGCTGAGGAAACAGAGGAAGACGTCGTACCTGAACGCACTGAGGAAACTCCAGGAGATAGAGAACGCCATCAACGAACACCGTGTCCGCTCTGGGAAGAAACCCACGCAACGCGCTTCGCTTATCATAGAGGGTGAGACTACACACATGCTGAGAGAATCGCTTATACGAACCACAGCGCGTAACAAACAGG AGGCCAACATCGGCTCAGAGGACAGCTCTCTGTCGGACGCTCTGGTCCTTGATGACG acgaCCCCCAGGTGACAGGGACCCCGACCTTCTCTCCGGCAGCATCTCCACAAAAGGGCCTCCCTCCCCGGCCTCCCTCCCACAGCCGGCCCCCTCCTCCCCAGTCCCTAGAAGGCCTTAGGCACCTGCACTACTCTCGCTCCGAATACGACAAGTCCCCCATCAAACCCAAGATGTGGAGCGAGTCCTCGCTGGACGAACCCTACGAGAGGGTAAAAAAACGCTCCTCACACTCCAG tCACAGGCGGTTCCCCAGCTCTGGTACTTGTGGGGAGGCAGGAGGCAGTAACTCTCTGCAGAGTAGCCCCATCAGGAGCCTTCCTCACTGGAGCGCCCAGTCCAGCATGCCCTCTACCCCTGACCTGAGGACCAGGACCCCTCAATATGTACACTCCACCAG GTCTGTGGACATCAGTCCCACCCGTCTGCACAGTCTGGTTCAGCACTTTAGGAACCGCAGCTCCAGCCTGGAATCTCAGGGCAAGCTTCTGGCCTctgaccctgacacacacactcacaccgacACCCTGGGAGCCCTGGGCAGCCCTGACTTCTTCCTGGCCCCAGGGACACGCAGCTCCAACGGCTCGGACCCGCTGGATGACTGTTCGTCCTGTACTTCCCAGAGCAGCTCAGAACACTACTACCCTGGGGTAGCTCCGGGCTCCAACCCTAACTACTCCACCCTGGGAGAGGACTCCCCCTCCaaagccaggcagagacagaggcagaggcacAG gtctgcAGGTCACCTTGGTTCCTCTAACTCTGGCTCCATGCCCAACCTTGCAGCCAAGAACGGATCAGGGGGCGGTGGTACGGGGGGAGCAGGGACTGGGTCAGGGCAGCACGGGGTGTACCTCCACAGCCAGAGCCAGCCCTCGTCCCAGTACCGGATTAAAGAGTACCCCCTGTACGTAGAGGGAAGCCCCAACCCGGTGGTGGTGCGCAGCCTGGAGAGTGACCAGGAGGGCCACTACAGCGTCAAGGCCCAGTTCAAAACCTCCAGCTCCTACACAGCCGGGGGCCTCTACAAGGAGACCtgggggggtgaggaggggggagaggggagtggCAGACTCACCCCGTCCCGCTCCCAGATTGTACGGACTCCCTCACTGGggcgagaggggggagggggggggagggcgGTGGTGTCGGACGAGCTGAGGTGTTGGTACCAGCGCTCATCGGGCAGTCTAAAGGAGAGGAGTCACTGTGGCTCCAATGCGTCAGACAGCGGCTCGTTGCAAGGCACTCTGGGACACGGACGAGGCAACAGGGTGGGGACGCTCGCCAAGGGATCGCCAG CTTCCCCTCACAGCCAGAGGAGTGTGACTCCCTCCAGTGAACAGGCTGCCACCCCCATACCCCCCTGCAGCCCACAACACATCCTCAACTGGCAGAGCGG gtcattcaatGATAGCTGTTTCCTCAGCAGTCCTCTGTGTTCAGAGCTGGCAGATGTCCAGTGGTACGGACACGACAAGGCCAAACCTGGAACCCTGGTCTGA
- the LOC139584665 gene encoding FERM domain-containing protein 4A-like isoform X3, whose amino-acid sequence MSIVESLPTYGVHYYTVKDKQGIPWWLGLSYKGIFQYDYQDKVKPRKVFQWRQLENLYFREKKFSVEVHDPRSRASVTRRTFGHSGIAVHTWYACPALIKSIWAMAISQHQFYLDRKQSKSKIHAARSLSEIAIDLTETGTLKTSKLANMGSKGKIISGSSGSLLSSGSQESDSSQTAKKDMLAALRARQEALEETLKQRLEDLKNICIREAELTGKLPKEYPLDPGEEPPTVRRKIGPAFKLDEHKIKPKREEEELERLEREFAIQSQITEAARRLAGDPHVSSKKLRKQRKTSYLNALRKLQEIENAINEHRVRSGKKPTQRASLIIEGETTHMLRESLIRTTARNKQEANIGSEDSSLSDALVLDDDDPQVTGTPTFSPAASPQKGLPPRPPSHSRPPPPQSLEGLRHLHYSRSEYDKSPIKPKMWSESSLDEPYERVKKRSSHSSHRRFPSSGTCGEAGGSNSLQSSPIRSLPHWSAQSSMPSTPDLRTRTPQYVHSTRSVDISPTRLHSLVQHFRNRSSSLESQGKLLASDPDTHTHTDTLGALGSPDFFLAPGTRSSNGSDPLDDCSSCTSQSSSEHYYPGVAPGSNPNYSTLGEDSPSKARQRQRQRHRSAGHLGSSNSGSMPNLAAKNGSGGGGTGGAGTGSGQHGVYLHSQSQPSSQYRIKEYPLYVEGSPNPVVVRSLESDQEGHYSVKAQFKTSSSYTAGGLYKETWGGEEGGEGSGRLTPSRSQIVRTPSLGREGGGGGRAVVSDELRCWYQRSSGSLKERSHCGSNASDSGSLQGTLGHGRGNRVGTLAKGSPAASPHSQRSVTPSSEQAATPIPPCSPQHILNWQSGGTADSSPTEDVCQSPPQPSSEA is encoded by the exons ATGAGCATCGTTGAGTCTCTGCCTACATATGGAGTACATTACTACACTGTTAAG GATAAACAGGGCATCCCGTGGTGGCTGGGCCTGAGTTATAAAGGAATCTTCCAGTATGACTACCAGGACAAGGTCAAGCCCAGGAAG GTGTTCCAATGGCGTCAGCTGGAGAACCTCTACTTCAGAGAGAAGAAGTTCTCAGTGGAAGTTCATGACCCCAGGA GTAGGGCGTCGGTGACCAGAAGGACGTTTGGCCACAGTGGTATAGCTGTCCACACCTGGTACGCCTGCCCTGCTCTCATTAAGTCTATCTGGGCCATGGCCATCAGCCAACACCAGTTCTACCTGGACCGCAAGCAGAGCAAG TCTAAGATCCATGCGGCTCGTAGCCTCAGTGAGATAGCCATCGACCTGACAGAGACTGGCACTCTGAAGACATCTAAACTGGCCAACATGGGCAGCAAGGGCAAGATCATCAGTGGCAGCTCTGGCAGTCTGCTCTCCTCAG GTTCCCAGGAGTCGGACAGTTCTCAGACAGCTAAGAAAGACATGCTGGCAGCACTGAGGGCCAGGCAGGAGGCTCTGGAAGAGACACTCAAACAGAGACTAGAGGACCTCAAGAACATCTGTATCAGAGAGGCg GAGTTGACAGGGAAGCTTCCTAAGGAGTATCCATTAGATCCAGGGGAGGAGCCTCCGACAGTCAGGAGGAAGATTGGCCCTGCCTTCAAACTGGACGAACACAAGATCAAGCCGAAAAGAGAG gaggaagagctagagcgTCTAGAGAGGGAGTTTGCCATCCAATCACAGATCACGGAGGCTGCGAGGCGGTTGGCCGGCGATCCGCACGTGAGCAGTAAGAAGCTGAGGAAACAGAGGAAGACGTCGTACCTGAACGCACTGAGGAAACTCCAGGAGATAGAGAACGCCATCAACGAACACCGTGTCCGCTCTGGGAAGAAACCCACGCAACGCGCTTCGCTTATCATAGAGGGTGAGACTACACACATGCTGAGAGAATCGCTTATACGAACCACAGCGCGTAACAAACAGG AGGCCAACATCGGCTCAGAGGACAGCTCTCTGTCGGACGCTCTGGTCCTTGATGACG acgaCCCCCAGGTGACAGGGACCCCGACCTTCTCTCCGGCAGCATCTCCACAAAAGGGCCTCCCTCCCCGGCCTCCCTCCCACAGCCGGCCCCCTCCTCCCCAGTCCCTAGAAGGCCTTAGGCACCTGCACTACTCTCGCTCCGAATACGACAAGTCCCCCATCAAACCCAAGATGTGGAGCGAGTCCTCGCTGGACGAACCCTACGAGAGGGTAAAAAAACGCTCCTCACACTCCAG tCACAGGCGGTTCCCCAGCTCTGGTACTTGTGGGGAGGCAGGAGGCAGTAACTCTCTGCAGAGTAGCCCCATCAGGAGCCTTCCTCACTGGAGCGCCCAGTCCAGCATGCCCTCTACCCCTGACCTGAGGACCAGGACCCCTCAATATGTACACTCCACCAG GTCTGTGGACATCAGTCCCACCCGTCTGCACAGTCTGGTTCAGCACTTTAGGAACCGCAGCTCCAGCCTGGAATCTCAGGGCAAGCTTCTGGCCTctgaccctgacacacacactcacaccgacACCCTGGGAGCCCTGGGCAGCCCTGACTTCTTCCTGGCCCCAGGGACACGCAGCTCCAACGGCTCGGACCCGCTGGATGACTGTTCGTCCTGTACTTCCCAGAGCAGCTCAGAACACTACTACCCTGGGGTAGCTCCGGGCTCCAACCCTAACTACTCCACCCTGGGAGAGGACTCCCCCTCCaaagccaggcagagacagaggcagaggcacAG gtctgcAGGTCACCTTGGTTCCTCTAACTCTGGCTCCATGCCCAACCTTGCAGCCAAGAACGGATCAGGGGGCGGTGGTACGGGGGGAGCAGGGACTGGGTCAGGGCAGCACGGGGTGTACCTCCACAGCCAGAGCCAGCCCTCGTCCCAGTACCGGATTAAAGAGTACCCCCTGTACGTAGAGGGAAGCCCCAACCCGGTGGTGGTGCGCAGCCTGGAGAGTGACCAGGAGGGCCACTACAGCGTCAAGGCCCAGTTCAAAACCTCCAGCTCCTACACAGCCGGGGGCCTCTACAAGGAGACCtgggggggtgaggaggggggagaggggagtggCAGACTCACCCCGTCCCGCTCCCAGATTGTACGGACTCCCTCACTGGggcgagaggggggagggggggggagggcgGTGGTGTCGGACGAGCTGAGGTGTTGGTACCAGCGCTCATCGGGCAGTCTAAAGGAGAGGAGTCACTGTGGCTCCAATGCGTCAGACAGCGGCTCGTTGCAAGGCACTCTGGGACACGGACGAGGCAACAGGGTGGGGACGCTCGCCAAGGGATCGCCAG CAGCTTCCCCTCACAGCCAGAGGAGTGTGACTCCCTCCAGTGAACAGGCTGCCACCCCCATACCCCCCTGCAGCCCACAACACATCCTCAACTGGCAGAGCGG CGGTACAGCAGACAGCTCTCCTACTGAAGACGTGTGTCAGTCTCCCCCTCAGCCCAGCTCTGAAGCATAG